The region TGCTCATGAACGTCTTGCGGGCATCGCCGGTGAGGGACTTGCCGCTGGCCTGGCCATTGCAGTCCTTCATGCGTTGCTGCTGCGGCGTCAAGGTCTTGCCGTTCTCGGCGGGCTTGTCGCCTTTCAGGCAGGAAGCCACGCCGGCTTTGTAGGCTTCCCCTGTCTTGCCCTTGTTGGCCGTGCTGCAGTCGGACATCCGCTTCTGCTGCGGTGTCAGCGCCTTGCCGTTGCTGGGAGTCGCCGGCGTCGGCGCGGTCTGGGCCCAGACCGGCGCGCTGCAACTGACGGCCAGGATGACGGCCGCGAACAATTGGCTGGAACGATGATTCATCTGCCTTGCTCCTTGCTCCGTTTGGCGACGGTCGGGCGCAACCAGGGCGTCGTGCCCGGTTCCGCCGATTCTTGCATAAGGTTATTGCTAATGACATCCGGACGATTCCGCATTTCTTGAAAGCGGATGTTGCGACGTCTGCACATTTGCGCGGAGTCTTGCCAGCAGGGGTGTCAGCAGGGATCCAGCGGGGGGCGCGCGGGACGGCAGCCGCCCGCGCGGTCATTGCCTGCGGTCATGTTGCGGGCGGATATACCCATATGCCGGATATTTCGTTGTTGCGACGCGGTGAGGGGCCTAGCATCTTGCTCAGTAAAACTTCGCGCCGGCCAGCTTGATGTGCCGGCGGTTTCCGTGGCAAACATCGATGACCGTACTCGCGCTGGCTGGCAGTCCCTCTCTTACTTCCCGTTCTTCCGCTCTATTGCATCGCGCCGCCGCCCTCCTGGGCGAACGCGGCCTCGCCGTCAGCACGCTGGGTTTGCGTGATCTGCCGGCCGAGGACCTGATCGAAGGCCATTACGGCGGACCCGCCGCGGCGGCCTTGCGGGCCCGCGTTCATGCATCCAGTGCCTTGTTGATCGCGACGCCGGTCTACAAGGCTTCGTTTTCCGGCGGTCTGAAGGCCGTGCTGGACCTGCTCGACGAAAAGGCCCTGGCTGGCAAGGTGGTCCTGCCCATTGCCACCGGCGGCAGCCTGGCTCACCTGTTGGCGCTCGAATACACCCTCAAGCCGGTGCTGTCGGCCTTGGGCGCGCGCCACATCCTGGCCAGCGTGTTCGCCACGGAGAAGCAGGTGAGCCTGACCGACGATGGCGCGGCCGTTCTTGACGACGAGCTGAATCAACGCCTGCATGCCGGCGTCGAGCAACTGGCCCGCCACGTCGCGCCGCCGCCAAGCGAACGCTACGACGTCGGCCAATTGCTGGCGCAGGCCCGCTTCAGCATCTGAACCCTTTTCCCCACCAGGAGTATTTCCGCATGCCCATTCAATCCATCAACGCGCGCAACCAGTTCCGCGGCAAGATCAAGGAAATCATCACGGGGCCCGTCGTGTCCGAGGTCGATATCGATACGCCCGCTGGCATCGTGACGTCGGTCATCACCACCCGCTCCGTGCAGGAGCTGGACCTGCAGGTGGGCACCGAAGTGCTGGCCTTCGTGAAGTCGACGGAAGTGTCGGTGGCCAAGCTGTAGACGTCTATTCAGCGGGCGGTGGCGTTGGCGCTGGCTTGGCGTCCACGTGGCCAAGGTCGCGGCCGGGATCGATCTGGTCGCGCACCCGCTGCTTCAAGGTTTTCACGTCGGGAAAGCCGCCGTCGCGCTTGCGATCCCACAGCAGCGTGTCGTCGCAATGGATCTGGAAGATGCCCCCGGTGCCGGGGATCAGC is a window of Bordetella sp. N DNA encoding:
- a CDS encoding PsiF family protein: MNHRSSQLFAAVILAVSCSAPVWAQTAPTPATPSNGKALTPQQKRMSDCSTANKGKTGEAYKAGVASCLKGDKPAENGKTLTPQQQRMKDCNGQASGKSLTGDARKTFMSTCLKSKS
- the ssuE gene encoding NADPH-dependent FMN reductase, whose protein sequence is MTVLALAGSPSLTSRSSALLHRAAALLGERGLAVSTLGLRDLPAEDLIEGHYGGPAAAALRARVHASSALLIATPVYKASFSGGLKAVLDLLDEKALAGKVVLPIATGGSLAHLLALEYTLKPVLSALGARHILASVFATEKQVSLTDDGAAVLDDELNQRLHAGVEQLARHVAPPPSERYDVGQLLAQARFSI
- a CDS encoding molybdopterin-binding protein, producing the protein MPIQSINARNQFRGKIKEIITGPVVSEVDIDTPAGIVTSVITTRSVQELDLQVGTEVLAFVKSTEVSVAKL
- a CDS encoding SelT/SelW/SelH family protein encodes the protein MRIAITYCTQCQWLLRSGWMAQELLSTFSTDLGEVALIPGTGGIFQIHCDDTLLWDRKRDGGFPDVKTLKQRVRDQIDPGRDLGHVDAKPAPTPPPAE